The DNA sequence GACATGCAGATGGATGCCGACACCCCGGTGTTCGCGATCGCCGTCGCGGCCGAGCTCGCCGGGATGCACCCGCAGACCCTGCGGCAGTACGACCGGATCGGGCTCGTGGTGCCCGGCCGCACCTCGGGCGGCTCGCGCCGCTACTCGACCCGCAACATCGAGCAGCTCCGCGAAGTCGCACAGCTCTCATCCGAGGGCATGAGCCTCCCCGCGATCGCACGACTCCTCGATCTGGAGGACGAG is a window from the Microbacterium sp. LWO14-1.2 genome containing:
- a CDS encoding MerR family transcriptional regulator, with the translated sequence MDADTPVFAIAVAAELAGMHPQTLRQYDRIGLVVPGRTSGGSRRYSTRNIEQLREVAQLSSEGMSLPAIARLLDLEDENRMLRRRIAELDAALRAERENRPGVRVFAAGSSGVVPMPSGRRIRRSTELVLWHPGSGRN